A window of Nicotiana tabacum cultivar K326 chromosome 24, ASM71507v2, whole genome shotgun sequence contains these coding sequences:
- the LOC107819611 gene encoding transcription factor GTE10 isoform X2: protein MVLTVPVHFTGQGELNKCFNKGSGEMMGKSRKVSRGYVSGFVPDYCHAVGTMAESEGFGSSGRVETEMTASDDSCAPKKRCINLSADDYDQFSVPTQVLSLSKMSCSERKDLKIRLRTELEHVRILQKKIASFSSNFGVLSPVSDIHSCSDGWRRPGAEISQSFMKEAKVPRGKKKTAQGRNGPRTKGLGARRPEPVKQAVSNTSIVMFMKQCETLLNRMMSHQYGWVFNAPVDVVKLKIPDYFTVIKHPMDLGTVQSKLMSGEYLTPLEFSADVRLTFKNAMTYNSPGNDVHIMAQTLSKFFEVRWKQIEKKFPVAEEEPLPSKSSVILETESEAPLVVPPYKKKKIAPFENKGRSEPVKQVMSDFEKHKLSMELEALLAELPEKIIDFLKESSLHGSQVSEDEIEIDIDALTNDTLYKLRQLLDEYLLDKQKSQAKAEPCEMENESGFSNSSMQPCKDNDPADEEVDIGGNDPPVSSFTPVEIEKDLVRRANKCSSSSSSRSDLGSSSSDTDSGSSSSGESDGAKGSIPLTNPKVTASSGLSLEQKELDQRESRDSLDGFTERNSQPKSILGEPNDHHEGESAPPERQVSPEKLYRAALLRSRFADTILKAQEKTLEKGEVWDPEKLKLGKEELERRRREEKARLQAEAKAAGEARREAEAEAAAEAKKKRELEREAARQALLKMEKTVEINENSQFMEDLELFRAAPDEQLERFTEETSPGHSQNGLGSFKFKASSNPLEQLGLYMKGDGEDEEENESHSIPDLSNCPEDISKDPEEGEID from the exons ATGGTACTTACTGTTCCCGTACATTTCACTGGACAGGGGGAATTGAACAAGTGTTTTAATAAGGGTTCGGGTGAAATGATGGGAAAGTCACGTAAAGTTTCAAGAGGTTATGTGTCTGGGTTTGTGCCGGATTATTGTCATGCTGTTGGAACAATGGCAGAATCCGAGGGTTTTGGTAGCTCAGGACGAGTTGAAACTGAAATGACAGCTTCAGATGATTCTTGTGCACCGAAGAAGAGATGCATTAATTTGAGTGCTGATGATTACGATCAATTTAGTGTACCTACTCAAGTTTTGTCGTTGTCCAAGATGTCATGCTCCGagagaaaagatttgaaaataAGGTTGAGGACTGAACTTGAACATGTTAGAATACTGCAGAAGAAAATTGCTTCTTTTAGCTCAAATTTTGGGGTTCTTTCACCTGTTAGTGATATACATAGTTGCAGTGATGGGTGGAGGAGGCCAGGCGCGGAGATATCTCAGAGTTTTATGAAAGAAGCAAAAGTACCTCGCGGAAAGAAAAAGACTGCTCAAGGAAGAAATGGACCTCGAACAAAAGGATTAGGGGCTCGGCGGCCTGAGCCAGTGAAACAGGCCGTCTCAAACACTAGTATAGTGATGTTTATGAAACAATGTGAGACGCTGCTAAACCGGATGATGTCACACCAATATGGTTGGGTTTTCAATGCGCCAGTTGATGTGGTAAAATTAAAAATCCCAGACTATTTCACTGTTATTAAGCATCCAATGGATTTGGGGACTGTACAATCAAAGTTGATGTCAGGGGAATATTTAACTCCTTTGGAATTTTCTGCAGATGTGAGGCTCACCTTTAAGAATGCGATGACATACAATTCACCAGGAAACGACGTTCATATTATGGCTCAAACACTTAGCAAATTTTTCGAGGTTAGATGGAAACAGATAGAGAAGAAATTTCCTGTAGCAGAAGAAGAACCTTTACCTTCAAAGTCGAGTGTTATTTTAGAAACTGAAAGTGAAGCTCCTTTAGTAGTACCACcttataagaagaagaaaattgcTCCATTTGAAAACAAGGGTAGATCAGAACCGGTAAAGCAAGTCATGAGCGATTTTGAGAAGCATAAACTCAGTATGGAGCTGGAGGCATTACTGGCTGAATTACCTGAAAAGATAATTGATTTCCTAAAAGAGAGCAGCCTTCATGGAAGTCAAGTTAGTGAAGATGAGATCGAGATTGATATTGATGCTCTCACTAATGATACACTGTACAAGTTACGGCAGCTCTTGGATGAGTATCTACTGGATAAACAGAAAAGTCAGGCAAAAGCTGAACCTTGTGAGATGGAG AATGAGTCTGGTTTTAGCAATTCATCCATGCAGCCATGCAAAG aCAATGATCCAGCAGATGAGGAAGTCGATATTGGAGGAAATGATCCACCTGTCTCAAGTTTCACACCCGTGGAGATTGAAAAGGACCTTGTTCGTAGAGCCAATAAATGCAGCAGCTCAAGTAGTTCTAGAAGTGATTTAGGCTCTTCATCTAGTG ATACAGACTCCGGGAGCTCTTCTAGTGGTGAATCTGATggtgctaaaggttcaattcccTTAACCAACCCAAAG GTGACAGCGAGTTCTGGGTTGAGCTTAGAACAGAAAGAGCTCGATCAACGAGAGTCTAGAG ATTCCTTGGATGGCTTTACAGAGCGGAATTCACAACCAAAGTCTATTTTAGGTGAACCCAATGATCATCATGAGG GGGAGAGTGCTCCACCGGAGAGGCAAGTCTCCCCTGAGAAACTTTACCGTGCAGCGTTGTTGAGGAGTCGTTTTGCAGATACCATATTAAAAGCGCAAGAGAAAACCCTTGAGAAG GGTGAAGTGTGGGACCCTGAAAAGCTGAAGCTTGGGAAAGAGGAGCTTGAAAGGCGAAGGCGAGAAG AGAAAGCCCGCTTACAAGCAGAAGCTAAGGCCGCAGGTGAGGCTCGAAGAGAAGCTGAAGCAGAAGCTGCTGCAGAAGCCAAAAAGAAACGAGAACTTGAAAGAGAAGCTGCTCGTCAGGCTCTGCTGAAG ATGGAAAAGACAGTTGAAATCAATGAGAACAGTCAGTTTATGGAAGATCTGGAATTGTTTAGAGCTGCTCCAGATGAACAATTAGAGAGGTTCACTGAAGAGACAAGCCCTGGTCACTCTCAAAATGGTCTTGGTAGTTTCAAATTCAAGGCAAGCAGTAACCCATTGGAGCAGCTTGGATTGTATATGAAGGGAGATGgtgaggatgaagaagaaaatgaatcACATAGTATTCCAGATTTATCAAATTGTCCTGAGGACATATCAAAAGATCCGGAGGAAGGAGAGATTGATTGA
- the LOC107819611 gene encoding transcription factor GTE10 isoform X4 produces the protein MVLTVPVHFTGQGELNKCFNKGSGEMMGKSRKVSRGYVSGFVPDYCHAVGTMAESEGFGSSGRVETEMTASDDSCAPKKRCINLSADDYDQFSVPTQVLSLSKMSCSERKDLKIRLRTELEHVRILQKKIASFSSNFGVLSPVSDIHSCSDGWRRPGAEISQSFMKEAKVPRGKKKTAQGRNGPRTKGLGARRPEPVKQAVSNTSIVMFMKQCETLLNRMMSHQYGWVFNAPVDVVKLKIPDYFTVIKHPMDLGTVQSKLMSGEYLTPLEFSADVRLTFKNAMTYNSPGNDVHIMAQTLSKFFEVRWKQIEKKFPVAEEEPLPSKSSVILETESEAPLVVPPYKKKKIAPFENKGRSEPVKQVMSDFEKHKLSMELEALLAELPEKIIDFLKESSLHGSQVSEDEIEIDIDALTNDTLYKLRQLLDEYLLDKQKSQAKAEPCEMENESGFSNSSMQPCKDNDPADEEVDIGGNDPPVSSFTPVEIEKDLVRRANKCSSSSSSRSDLGSSSSDSGSSSSGESDGAKGSIPLTNPKVTASSGLSLEQKELDQRESRDSLDGFTERNSQPKSILGEPNDHHEGESAPPERQVSPEKLYRAALLRSRFADTILKAQEKTLEKGEVWDPEKLKLGKEELERRRREEKARLQAEAKAAGEARREAEAEAAAEAKKKRELEREAARQALLKMEKTVEINENSQFMEDLELFRAAPDEQLERFTEETSPGHSQNGLGSFKFKASSNPLEQLGLYMKGDGEDEEENESHSIPDLSNCPEDISKDPEEGEID, from the exons ATGGTACTTACTGTTCCCGTACATTTCACTGGACAGGGGGAATTGAACAAGTGTTTTAATAAGGGTTCGGGTGAAATGATGGGAAAGTCACGTAAAGTTTCAAGAGGTTATGTGTCTGGGTTTGTGCCGGATTATTGTCATGCTGTTGGAACAATGGCAGAATCCGAGGGTTTTGGTAGCTCAGGACGAGTTGAAACTGAAATGACAGCTTCAGATGATTCTTGTGCACCGAAGAAGAGATGCATTAATTTGAGTGCTGATGATTACGATCAATTTAGTGTACCTACTCAAGTTTTGTCGTTGTCCAAGATGTCATGCTCCGagagaaaagatttgaaaataAGGTTGAGGACTGAACTTGAACATGTTAGAATACTGCAGAAGAAAATTGCTTCTTTTAGCTCAAATTTTGGGGTTCTTTCACCTGTTAGTGATATACATAGTTGCAGTGATGGGTGGAGGAGGCCAGGCGCGGAGATATCTCAGAGTTTTATGAAAGAAGCAAAAGTACCTCGCGGAAAGAAAAAGACTGCTCAAGGAAGAAATGGACCTCGAACAAAAGGATTAGGGGCTCGGCGGCCTGAGCCAGTGAAACAGGCCGTCTCAAACACTAGTATAGTGATGTTTATGAAACAATGTGAGACGCTGCTAAACCGGATGATGTCACACCAATATGGTTGGGTTTTCAATGCGCCAGTTGATGTGGTAAAATTAAAAATCCCAGACTATTTCACTGTTATTAAGCATCCAATGGATTTGGGGACTGTACAATCAAAGTTGATGTCAGGGGAATATTTAACTCCTTTGGAATTTTCTGCAGATGTGAGGCTCACCTTTAAGAATGCGATGACATACAATTCACCAGGAAACGACGTTCATATTATGGCTCAAACACTTAGCAAATTTTTCGAGGTTAGATGGAAACAGATAGAGAAGAAATTTCCTGTAGCAGAAGAAGAACCTTTACCTTCAAAGTCGAGTGTTATTTTAGAAACTGAAAGTGAAGCTCCTTTAGTAGTACCACcttataagaagaagaaaattgcTCCATTTGAAAACAAGGGTAGATCAGAACCGGTAAAGCAAGTCATGAGCGATTTTGAGAAGCATAAACTCAGTATGGAGCTGGAGGCATTACTGGCTGAATTACCTGAAAAGATAATTGATTTCCTAAAAGAGAGCAGCCTTCATGGAAGTCAAGTTAGTGAAGATGAGATCGAGATTGATATTGATGCTCTCACTAATGATACACTGTACAAGTTACGGCAGCTCTTGGATGAGTATCTACTGGATAAACAGAAAAGTCAGGCAAAAGCTGAACCTTGTGAGATGGAG AATGAGTCTGGTTTTAGCAATTCATCCATGCAGCCATGCAAAG aCAATGATCCAGCAGATGAGGAAGTCGATATTGGAGGAAATGATCCACCTGTCTCAAGTTTCACACCCGTGGAGATTGAAAAGGACCTTGTTCGTAGAGCCAATAAATGCAGCAGCTCAAGTAGTTCTAGAAGTGATTTAGGCTCTTCATCTAGTG ACTCCGGGAGCTCTTCTAGTGGTGAATCTGATggtgctaaaggttcaattcccTTAACCAACCCAAAG GTGACAGCGAGTTCTGGGTTGAGCTTAGAACAGAAAGAGCTCGATCAACGAGAGTCTAGAG ATTCCTTGGATGGCTTTACAGAGCGGAATTCACAACCAAAGTCTATTTTAGGTGAACCCAATGATCATCATGAGG GGGAGAGTGCTCCACCGGAGAGGCAAGTCTCCCCTGAGAAACTTTACCGTGCAGCGTTGTTGAGGAGTCGTTTTGCAGATACCATATTAAAAGCGCAAGAGAAAACCCTTGAGAAG GGTGAAGTGTGGGACCCTGAAAAGCTGAAGCTTGGGAAAGAGGAGCTTGAAAGGCGAAGGCGAGAAG AGAAAGCCCGCTTACAAGCAGAAGCTAAGGCCGCAGGTGAGGCTCGAAGAGAAGCTGAAGCAGAAGCTGCTGCAGAAGCCAAAAAGAAACGAGAACTTGAAAGAGAAGCTGCTCGTCAGGCTCTGCTGAAG ATGGAAAAGACAGTTGAAATCAATGAGAACAGTCAGTTTATGGAAGATCTGGAATTGTTTAGAGCTGCTCCAGATGAACAATTAGAGAGGTTCACTGAAGAGACAAGCCCTGGTCACTCTCAAAATGGTCTTGGTAGTTTCAAATTCAAGGCAAGCAGTAACCCATTGGAGCAGCTTGGATTGTATATGAAGGGAGATGgtgaggatgaagaagaaaatgaatcACATAGTATTCCAGATTTATCAAATTGTCCTGAGGACATATCAAAAGATCCGGAGGAAGGAGAGATTGATTGA
- the LOC107819611 gene encoding transcription factor GTE10 isoform X1, producing MVLTVPVHFTGQGELNKCFNKGSGEMMGKSRKVSRGYVSGFVPDYCHAVGTMAESEGFGSSGRVETEMTASDDSCAPKKRCINLSADDYDQFSVPTQVLSLSKMSCSERKDLKIRLRTELEHVRILQKKIASFSSNFGVLSPVSDIHSCSDGWRRPGAEISQSFMKEAKVPRGKKKTAQGRNGPRTKGLGARRPEPVKQAVSNTSIVMFMKQCETLLNRMMSHQYGWVFNAPVDVVKLKIPDYFTVIKHPMDLGTVQSKLMSGEYLTPLEFSADVRLTFKNAMTYNSPGNDVHIMAQTLSKFFEVRWKQIEKKFPVAEEEPLPSKSSVILETESEAPLVVPPYKKKKIAPFENKGRSEPVKQVMSDFEKHKLSMELEALLAELPEKIIDFLKESSLHGSQVSEDEIEIDIDALTNDTLYKLRQLLDEYLLDKQKSQAKAEPCEMENESGFSNSSMQPCKDNDPADEEVDIGGNDPPVSSFTPVEIEKDLVRRANKCSSSSSSRSDLGSSSSDTDSGSSSSGESDGAKGSIPLTNPKQVTASSGLSLEQKELDQRESRDSLDGFTERNSQPKSILGEPNDHHEGESAPPERQVSPEKLYRAALLRSRFADTILKAQEKTLEKGEVWDPEKLKLGKEELERRRREEKARLQAEAKAAGEARREAEAEAAAEAKKKRELEREAARQALLKMEKTVEINENSQFMEDLELFRAAPDEQLERFTEETSPGHSQNGLGSFKFKASSNPLEQLGLYMKGDGEDEEENESHSIPDLSNCPEDISKDPEEGEID from the exons ATGGTACTTACTGTTCCCGTACATTTCACTGGACAGGGGGAATTGAACAAGTGTTTTAATAAGGGTTCGGGTGAAATGATGGGAAAGTCACGTAAAGTTTCAAGAGGTTATGTGTCTGGGTTTGTGCCGGATTATTGTCATGCTGTTGGAACAATGGCAGAATCCGAGGGTTTTGGTAGCTCAGGACGAGTTGAAACTGAAATGACAGCTTCAGATGATTCTTGTGCACCGAAGAAGAGATGCATTAATTTGAGTGCTGATGATTACGATCAATTTAGTGTACCTACTCAAGTTTTGTCGTTGTCCAAGATGTCATGCTCCGagagaaaagatttgaaaataAGGTTGAGGACTGAACTTGAACATGTTAGAATACTGCAGAAGAAAATTGCTTCTTTTAGCTCAAATTTTGGGGTTCTTTCACCTGTTAGTGATATACATAGTTGCAGTGATGGGTGGAGGAGGCCAGGCGCGGAGATATCTCAGAGTTTTATGAAAGAAGCAAAAGTACCTCGCGGAAAGAAAAAGACTGCTCAAGGAAGAAATGGACCTCGAACAAAAGGATTAGGGGCTCGGCGGCCTGAGCCAGTGAAACAGGCCGTCTCAAACACTAGTATAGTGATGTTTATGAAACAATGTGAGACGCTGCTAAACCGGATGATGTCACACCAATATGGTTGGGTTTTCAATGCGCCAGTTGATGTGGTAAAATTAAAAATCCCAGACTATTTCACTGTTATTAAGCATCCAATGGATTTGGGGACTGTACAATCAAAGTTGATGTCAGGGGAATATTTAACTCCTTTGGAATTTTCTGCAGATGTGAGGCTCACCTTTAAGAATGCGATGACATACAATTCACCAGGAAACGACGTTCATATTATGGCTCAAACACTTAGCAAATTTTTCGAGGTTAGATGGAAACAGATAGAGAAGAAATTTCCTGTAGCAGAAGAAGAACCTTTACCTTCAAAGTCGAGTGTTATTTTAGAAACTGAAAGTGAAGCTCCTTTAGTAGTACCACcttataagaagaagaaaattgcTCCATTTGAAAACAAGGGTAGATCAGAACCGGTAAAGCAAGTCATGAGCGATTTTGAGAAGCATAAACTCAGTATGGAGCTGGAGGCATTACTGGCTGAATTACCTGAAAAGATAATTGATTTCCTAAAAGAGAGCAGCCTTCATGGAAGTCAAGTTAGTGAAGATGAGATCGAGATTGATATTGATGCTCTCACTAATGATACACTGTACAAGTTACGGCAGCTCTTGGATGAGTATCTACTGGATAAACAGAAAAGTCAGGCAAAAGCTGAACCTTGTGAGATGGAG AATGAGTCTGGTTTTAGCAATTCATCCATGCAGCCATGCAAAG aCAATGATCCAGCAGATGAGGAAGTCGATATTGGAGGAAATGATCCACCTGTCTCAAGTTTCACACCCGTGGAGATTGAAAAGGACCTTGTTCGTAGAGCCAATAAATGCAGCAGCTCAAGTAGTTCTAGAAGTGATTTAGGCTCTTCATCTAGTG ATACAGACTCCGGGAGCTCTTCTAGTGGTGAATCTGATggtgctaaaggttcaattcccTTAACCAACCCAAAG CAGGTGACAGCGAGTTCTGGGTTGAGCTTAGAACAGAAAGAGCTCGATCAACGAGAGTCTAGAG ATTCCTTGGATGGCTTTACAGAGCGGAATTCACAACCAAAGTCTATTTTAGGTGAACCCAATGATCATCATGAGG GGGAGAGTGCTCCACCGGAGAGGCAAGTCTCCCCTGAGAAACTTTACCGTGCAGCGTTGTTGAGGAGTCGTTTTGCAGATACCATATTAAAAGCGCAAGAGAAAACCCTTGAGAAG GGTGAAGTGTGGGACCCTGAAAAGCTGAAGCTTGGGAAAGAGGAGCTTGAAAGGCGAAGGCGAGAAG AGAAAGCCCGCTTACAAGCAGAAGCTAAGGCCGCAGGTGAGGCTCGAAGAGAAGCTGAAGCAGAAGCTGCTGCAGAAGCCAAAAAGAAACGAGAACTTGAAAGAGAAGCTGCTCGTCAGGCTCTGCTGAAG ATGGAAAAGACAGTTGAAATCAATGAGAACAGTCAGTTTATGGAAGATCTGGAATTGTTTAGAGCTGCTCCAGATGAACAATTAGAGAGGTTCACTGAAGAGACAAGCCCTGGTCACTCTCAAAATGGTCTTGGTAGTTTCAAATTCAAGGCAAGCAGTAACCCATTGGAGCAGCTTGGATTGTATATGAAGGGAGATGgtgaggatgaagaagaaaatgaatcACATAGTATTCCAGATTTATCAAATTGTCCTGAGGACATATCAAAAGATCCGGAGGAAGGAGAGATTGATTGA
- the LOC107819611 gene encoding transcription factor GTE10 isoform X3 has translation MVLTVPVHFTGQGELNKCFNKGSGEMMGKSRKVSRGYVSGFVPDYCHAVGTMAESEGFGSSGRVETEMTASDDSCAPKKRCINLSADDYDQFSVPTQVLSLSKMSCSERKDLKIRLRTELEHVRILQKKIASFSSNFGVLSPVSDIHSCSDGWRRPGAEISQSFMKEAKVPRGKKKTAQGRNGPRTKGLGARRPEPVKQAVSNTSIVMFMKQCETLLNRMMSHQYGWVFNAPVDVVKLKIPDYFTVIKHPMDLGTVQSKLMSGEYLTPLEFSADVRLTFKNAMTYNSPGNDVHIMAQTLSKFFEVRWKQIEKKFPVAEEEPLPSKSSVILETESEAPLVVPPYKKKKIAPFENKGRSEPVKQVMSDFEKHKLSMELEALLAELPEKIIDFLKESSLHGSQVSEDEIEIDIDALTNDTLYKLRQLLDEYLLDKQKSQAKAEPCEMENESGFSNSSMQPCKDNDPADEEVDIGGNDPPVSSFTPVEIEKDLVRRANKCSSSSSSRSDLGSSSSDSGSSSSGESDGAKGSIPLTNPKQVTASSGLSLEQKELDQRESRDSLDGFTERNSQPKSILGEPNDHHEGESAPPERQVSPEKLYRAALLRSRFADTILKAQEKTLEKGEVWDPEKLKLGKEELERRRREEKARLQAEAKAAGEARREAEAEAAAEAKKKRELEREAARQALLKMEKTVEINENSQFMEDLELFRAAPDEQLERFTEETSPGHSQNGLGSFKFKASSNPLEQLGLYMKGDGEDEEENESHSIPDLSNCPEDISKDPEEGEID, from the exons ATGGTACTTACTGTTCCCGTACATTTCACTGGACAGGGGGAATTGAACAAGTGTTTTAATAAGGGTTCGGGTGAAATGATGGGAAAGTCACGTAAAGTTTCAAGAGGTTATGTGTCTGGGTTTGTGCCGGATTATTGTCATGCTGTTGGAACAATGGCAGAATCCGAGGGTTTTGGTAGCTCAGGACGAGTTGAAACTGAAATGACAGCTTCAGATGATTCTTGTGCACCGAAGAAGAGATGCATTAATTTGAGTGCTGATGATTACGATCAATTTAGTGTACCTACTCAAGTTTTGTCGTTGTCCAAGATGTCATGCTCCGagagaaaagatttgaaaataAGGTTGAGGACTGAACTTGAACATGTTAGAATACTGCAGAAGAAAATTGCTTCTTTTAGCTCAAATTTTGGGGTTCTTTCACCTGTTAGTGATATACATAGTTGCAGTGATGGGTGGAGGAGGCCAGGCGCGGAGATATCTCAGAGTTTTATGAAAGAAGCAAAAGTACCTCGCGGAAAGAAAAAGACTGCTCAAGGAAGAAATGGACCTCGAACAAAAGGATTAGGGGCTCGGCGGCCTGAGCCAGTGAAACAGGCCGTCTCAAACACTAGTATAGTGATGTTTATGAAACAATGTGAGACGCTGCTAAACCGGATGATGTCACACCAATATGGTTGGGTTTTCAATGCGCCAGTTGATGTGGTAAAATTAAAAATCCCAGACTATTTCACTGTTATTAAGCATCCAATGGATTTGGGGACTGTACAATCAAAGTTGATGTCAGGGGAATATTTAACTCCTTTGGAATTTTCTGCAGATGTGAGGCTCACCTTTAAGAATGCGATGACATACAATTCACCAGGAAACGACGTTCATATTATGGCTCAAACACTTAGCAAATTTTTCGAGGTTAGATGGAAACAGATAGAGAAGAAATTTCCTGTAGCAGAAGAAGAACCTTTACCTTCAAAGTCGAGTGTTATTTTAGAAACTGAAAGTGAAGCTCCTTTAGTAGTACCACcttataagaagaagaaaattgcTCCATTTGAAAACAAGGGTAGATCAGAACCGGTAAAGCAAGTCATGAGCGATTTTGAGAAGCATAAACTCAGTATGGAGCTGGAGGCATTACTGGCTGAATTACCTGAAAAGATAATTGATTTCCTAAAAGAGAGCAGCCTTCATGGAAGTCAAGTTAGTGAAGATGAGATCGAGATTGATATTGATGCTCTCACTAATGATACACTGTACAAGTTACGGCAGCTCTTGGATGAGTATCTACTGGATAAACAGAAAAGTCAGGCAAAAGCTGAACCTTGTGAGATGGAG AATGAGTCTGGTTTTAGCAATTCATCCATGCAGCCATGCAAAG aCAATGATCCAGCAGATGAGGAAGTCGATATTGGAGGAAATGATCCACCTGTCTCAAGTTTCACACCCGTGGAGATTGAAAAGGACCTTGTTCGTAGAGCCAATAAATGCAGCAGCTCAAGTAGTTCTAGAAGTGATTTAGGCTCTTCATCTAGTG ACTCCGGGAGCTCTTCTAGTGGTGAATCTGATggtgctaaaggttcaattcccTTAACCAACCCAAAG CAGGTGACAGCGAGTTCTGGGTTGAGCTTAGAACAGAAAGAGCTCGATCAACGAGAGTCTAGAG ATTCCTTGGATGGCTTTACAGAGCGGAATTCACAACCAAAGTCTATTTTAGGTGAACCCAATGATCATCATGAGG GGGAGAGTGCTCCACCGGAGAGGCAAGTCTCCCCTGAGAAACTTTACCGTGCAGCGTTGTTGAGGAGTCGTTTTGCAGATACCATATTAAAAGCGCAAGAGAAAACCCTTGAGAAG GGTGAAGTGTGGGACCCTGAAAAGCTGAAGCTTGGGAAAGAGGAGCTTGAAAGGCGAAGGCGAGAAG AGAAAGCCCGCTTACAAGCAGAAGCTAAGGCCGCAGGTGAGGCTCGAAGAGAAGCTGAAGCAGAAGCTGCTGCAGAAGCCAAAAAGAAACGAGAACTTGAAAGAGAAGCTGCTCGTCAGGCTCTGCTGAAG ATGGAAAAGACAGTTGAAATCAATGAGAACAGTCAGTTTATGGAAGATCTGGAATTGTTTAGAGCTGCTCCAGATGAACAATTAGAGAGGTTCACTGAAGAGACAAGCCCTGGTCACTCTCAAAATGGTCTTGGTAGTTTCAAATTCAAGGCAAGCAGTAACCCATTGGAGCAGCTTGGATTGTATATGAAGGGAGATGgtgaggatgaagaagaaaatgaatcACATAGTATTCCAGATTTATCAAATTGTCCTGAGGACATATCAAAAGATCCGGAGGAAGGAGAGATTGATTGA